The DNA sequence AAATAAAAAGGGAGGCTTCATAAAGGCCTATTTTGCCGGAACTCCGGAGGACGAAAGGGCAATCAAGGAGGCCACGACGGCTACCGTTCGATGCTTTTTATTGGACGATTCAAGCGAAGGGACTTGCTTTTACACGAAAAAGCCCGGAGGCAGGCTCGCCATATTTGCCAAGGCATATTAGGTTAACACACGTCAAACTTGGTTGGCTAAATTTGGCTAAAACCTGATTCGCCTACGCTGTTCCTTCGAAATGCACTATCATATATATATATGCATGGTAGCGTCTTGATAGCACGAAGAATAGTTTGTTTCCCTTGGGGAGGGATAGAAGCATGATAACGGAGGCTAAGCTTAAGGGAGTTACAATAAAGCTTTATAAGGGTGATATAACCACCTATGATGGCGATGCGATCGTCAACGCTGCCAATAACCATCTCTGGATGGGTTCCGGCGTGGCTGGGGCCATAAAAAAGAAAGGAGGTGACGAGATAGAAAAGGAAGCGATGTCGATTGGCCCTGTCAAAGTGGGAGAAGCCGTAGTGACGGGTGCCGGAAAGCTGGATGTCGATTACGTCATCCATGCGGTCGTGATGGGTCAGGATCTCAAGACCAGCGAGAAGATGATTAGGGAAGCGACCCAAAGTGCTTTGATGCGATGCGATGAGTTAAAGATAGAGCGCATTGCCTTTCCTGCCCTCGGCACAGGTGCCGGATCGATTCCCTATGATGCATGTGCATTAGCGATGTTGGAGGAGATATTCTACTACATCGAGGAGGAAGACACGTCCTTGAAAGAAATAGTCATTTACTTATACGACGACGATGCCCTTCGATCGTTTGGACGTGTTCTTGAGCAAATTGTTGCCAAGAAGGCGTGATCGAAATCTGCAGGAGGTGGATCTTGTGTCTAAGCAGGAATCTAGGAATAGCATGACCAGTAAGGAGCAGAAGAGCAGAAAAGAAACGTTAAGCGTCTTGCTAGGAGCAGCGTTTTTGATGGCTACATCTTCGATAGGGCCTGGCTTTTTGACGCAGACAGCCGTTTTTACCGAAAAGCTGAAGGCCTCATTTGCCTTCGCGATTTTGCTTTCGATTATCGTGAGCTTGATCGTTCAATTGAACGTTTGGCGGATATTGGCCGTTTCAAAGATGCGTGCTCAAGATGTGGCCAATAAAGTCTTCCCTGGCCTAGGATATTTCATCGCCTTTTTAGTCGCCATCGGAGGATTGGTGTTTAACATCGGCAACGTTGGCGGGGCGGCTATGGGCTTAAAGGTGATAGCCGGCATACCAATAACGTGGGGCGCTATCATTAGCGCGCTCATAGCCATTATTTTGTTCCTATATAAGGAAATGGGTCGGGCGATGGATCAGTTCACTAAAATACTTGGCTTTATCATGATAGCCCTGGTCTTATACACGGCCATTGTCACCAAGCCCCCTGTCGGCGTAGCCGTAAAGGAAGCCTTCATACCGTCTCAGATAGATTGGATGGTTATCATAACTTTGATAGGGGGTACGGTCGGAGGTTACATCACCTTTTCCGGAGCCCATAGGCTTTTGGACGCCGGAATTTGTGGTCCAGAACAGGTCAAAGACGTCACACGCGGAGCAATGAACGGTGTCATCATAACGGGAGTTATGCGTATACTTCTTTTCCTGGCCATCCTGGGCGTTGTGTGGGCAGGCCATTCCCTAGACCCTTCAAACCCTCCTGCTTCTGCCTTTAGGCTTGGTGCTGGAGAGATCGGATATAGGATATTTGGCGTTATATTGTGGGCTGCCGCTATAACATCGGTTGTTGGTGCTTCATTTACGTCCATATCCTTCTTGCAAACCCTGTTTAAGCATATTCAAAGAAATAACCGATGGTGGATCATCGGGTTCATCATAATTTCTACGGCAATCCTGATCACGATCGGCCAGCCTGTTACTTTGCTCATCTTCGCCGGCTCGGTAAATGGGCTTATACTTCCCTTGGCCCTTCTGTCCATCCTGCTGGCGGCACATAAAAAAGAGGTCGTAGGAGATTACAAGCATCCCATCTGGCTCACTATTACCGGATATTTCATGGTGGCAATTACTCTATGGATGGGCATTATATCGCTCGGGAAGATATTTACTATGTTTAAGTAAAATGTTTAGGGGTAAGGGATGTTATAAACGCCTCCTTACCCCTATTTGATGAAGTAAGGGGTGTGTAAATTGGCTGAATATCTAGAACCTAAGGTCTTGTATGCTGGCGATAGCGCTGTGACCATAGAGTTTGGTGACAGTATAGATATAAAGGTCAACGCAAGAGTACAACAGCTTCGTCAGTTCATAGACCGCGGACAGTTTAACGGTGTTGTGGAACTGGTCCCCACCTATCGCTCCTTAACGGTTTATTTTGACCCCGTTAGGGTAGGAGATGTAGCTCCTTTCTTTGAAAGGCTTAAAAAATTAGCGGCAGACACCAAAGGAGAGGTCCCCAAGGGTGGGCTGATCATAGTAATCCCCGTATGCTATGGCGGCGAATTTGGCCCCGATATGCAAAACGTGATCGACCACACGGGGCTTTCTGAAGAGGAAATAATAAAGCGTCATACCGCGGTGGATTACTATTGCTACATGTTGGGTTTTACGCCCGGTTTTTCCTACTTGGGCGGGATGGATGAGAGCCTTGCCACGCCAAGGTTGAAGGAGCCTCGAAAGGTAATACCCGCTGGAAGCGTTGGCATAGCGGGAAAACAAACCGGCATATATCCCATAGATAGCCCGGGCGGTTGGCAGCTGATAGGCCGAACGCCCTTGAAGCTCTTTGATCCGGAAGGTCAGCCCCCCCTTTTTGATCGACGCGGGAATGTGGGTGCGCTTTCGGAGTATAGACCGCAAGGAATACGATGAAATAGCATCGCAGGTTGCCGCCAGAACATATAAGCCGGAAATCTTGACGAAAAGCGGTGATGCCAAGTGATCTTTGAAGTTTTATCCGCAGGGCTCCTTACGACCGTTCAGGACCTGGGCCGCTGGGGTTACCAGGGCAAGGGCATGCCCGTGGCGGGAGCTATGGATCCTCAGGCTTTAAAGATAGGCAATATATTGGTGGGAAATGATCCCGGTGAAGCGGCCTTTGAGATAACTTTAATGGGCCCGACCCTAGCAGTGCTCGAGGGCGAAGGGCTCATTGCCGTGACTGGAGCAGAAATAAATTTTACCATAAATGATGTTGAAGCGCCGCTGTGGCAATCTGTTAAGGTGCAAGCCGGAGATACCATTGCGCTGTCTGCTCCAAAGGGGCATGGGTGTAGGGCCTATTTGTGCGTTTCAGGAAGTCTGGACGTGCCGATAGTGATGGGAAGTAAGTCGACGTATTTGAGAGCGGGGGTAGGAGGGTTTAACGGTAGGGCACTCAAGGCTGGAGATCGCATCTCTACAGGACCGCTTAAACCGTTGACATGGCTTTCAGTAGGCCTTGCCTGCCCTGAGCGCTTAAGGCCCAAGAGGGAATTAGAACTGCCTTTGCGGGTGGTGTTAGGCCCCCAGGACGACGCCTTTACCGAGAAGGGATTAAAGACGTTTCTTGAATCTGAATATACGATAACTAATGAGGCTGACAGGATGGGCTACAGGCTTGAGGGGCCGGTGATAGAACACAAAGCAGGAGCAGATATCATTTCCGATGCCATACCCTTGGGCGCCGTTCAGGTACCCGGCCATGGCAAGCCCATATGCATGTTGGCCGACAGGCAAACTACTGGAGGCTATACCAAGATAGCGGTCCTTAGCACGCCCGATATAGCCGTCCTTGCCCAGCGCATTCCAGGGCAGACCGTACGATTTAAGGCCATATCCCTGGAGGAGTCCATCGCTGCGACAAAGGCAGAAAGAGAGCAAATTGAAGAGTTGCTAAGGTTACGTGCCTCTTACAGGTCCCGCCGGGTTGTTCCCGTAGGGTCGCCAAAGCCCAGGGTTAGCGAACGCTGGGCATTAAGGGTGGACGGGAGAACCTACGATGTGATCGTGGAGGAACTCGACTAAAATTAAGGAGGTGTTTTCGATGTATTTCATAGATTTGAACAGCGATTTAGGTGAAAGCTTTGGCGCATGGAAGATGGGAAATGATGAAGCTGTATTGGACTTTGTGAGCTCTGCCAACGTAGCCTGTGGATTTCATGCCGGCGATCCGATGGTCATGCTTGCCACTGTAAGGGCGGCCAAGGAAAAGGGAGTGGCCGTAGGAGCCCATCCCGGTTATCCCGACTTAATGGGTTTTGGCAGAAGGAACATGGATGTGACGCCTGACGAAGCTTATGCCTACACGCTATATCAGATAGGGGCAATGCAGGCGGCATGCAATGCAGTGGGAGTTAAGCTCCAGCACGTCAAAGCTCACGGGGCCCTTTATAACCAGGCTGCCAAAAATCACGCCTTGGCTGTAGCAATTGCACAGGCCGTAAAGGATGCCGGCCAAGGTTTGATCCTGCTGGGGTTGGCAAATTCTGAGTTCGACAAAGCTGCGGCTGAAGTTGGTGTGCCTTACGCTGCGGAGGCCTTTGCCGACAGGGCTTACCAGGCGGATGGTACGTTAGTCCCGCGTAAGGTCCAAGGTTCCATGATACATGACGTCAGCTTGGCAGTGGCCAGGGTGGTTCGCATGGTTAAGGAAGGCAAAGTCGAGACCATTGATGGTAAGATCATAGATCTCAAGCCGCATTCCATCTGTCTGCACGGCGATTCTCCCAAAGCTGTTCAGATGGCCACCGAAATCAGAAAGGGCTTGCAAGCAGCAGGTATAAAGATAGTGCCCATATCAGAGGTGATAAAACAATGAGGGCCGTAGATTACGCTCAAAGGACCCCTCAGGAGGTAAGGCTGGCAATAAGGAATAAGGAGTGGAAAGGCCCTACCGCAGGTATGGCCAAGGGCCACGTGCAGGCAAATTTGGTCATATTGCCCAAAGATTGGGCTTACGATTTTCTGGTGTTTGCGCAGCGCAATCCGAAGCCTTGTCCAGTGCTTGATATAACGGAACCGGGGGACCCCGAGCCTAGGCTTGTGGCCAGGGGGGCTGACCTTCGCACCGACCTGCCCAAGTACAGAGTTTGGAAAGACGGCGAGCTTATAGATGAGCCTACGGATATAGTCTCTTACTGGCGCGATGACCTTGTGGCCTTTTTGCTGGGGTGTTCCTTTACCTTTGAATCCGCATTGCTCGATGCCGGGATACCCGTTCGTCATATCGAATGCGGTTGCAACGTCCCCATGTACATAACTAACATTCAATGCATTCCGGCTGGAAGGCTTTCCGGCCCCATGGTGGTGAGCATGAGGCCAATCCCTGCTTGTCAGGTGCCCAAGGCCGTATTGACGACGGGACGATTTCCAGCAGTGCACGGCTCTCCCGTGCACATCGGAGATCCGTCGATCATAGGCATCAAGGACGTCAATAAACCGGATTTCGGCGATTCCGTTCCAATTAATGATGGCGAAGTCCCGGTGTTTTGGGCCTGTGGGGTGACGCCGCAGGCAGCCTTGATGGCAAGCAAGCCACCCTTCGCGATAACCCATGCGCCGGGCCATATGTTCGTATGCGACCCCAAGGACTCAGACTACGCCATATTTTGATGATTTTAAAGGCGAGGGGAAACCCTCGCCTTTGCTTTTACTGTTCCCTTAGGGCCCTTAAAAAACTTGACACGAAGGTGGATACCTCGTCTTTAATTGCCCTTTCCCCAAGGGCTGATTTTTCGGCAATTATCTTTACGATCGCGCTTCCGACGACTATGCCGTCTACGTAAGGTTTTACGGCCTTTACTTTTTCTGGGCTATCTATCCCAAAGCCAAGGGCAAGCGGGACGGATGTGTGCGTCCTGACGCTTTCCATGTACGACTTTATTTCATCGATGGGCCCTCTCGCATCTCCCGTTATGCCAAGGAGGGATACGCAGTACAAGAAACCTTTGGCTACCCTTCCGATTTGACCCAGCCTTTCGTCGTCCGTGTTGGGCGTGACCATGTAGATCGGACATAAACCTTCGCTTGCACACATATCGTAAAATTCCTTGCCTTCGTCGAAGGGGAGATCCGGTATGAGGACGCCAGAAACATTGCAGGCCAGTGCGTCTCTTACAAATGAGCTTTCACCGTATTTCATTATTGGGTTAATATATCCCATTAACACGATAGGTGCGCTGAGGCCCTTTATTTCGCTCAGCATCTTGAATATCTTCGGCATGGTCGTTCCGCTGGCTAGGGCCCGTTGGGATGCCGCCTGAATGACGGGACCGTCTGCCAAGGGGTCAGAAAAGGGCATGCCTACCTCTATTATCCCTGCTCCGAGTTTATCAAGCTCCTTTATGATCTGTGCCGTCGTGTGAAGGTTTGGGTCGCCGGCACAGATGTAAGGGATGAGAAGTTTACCACTATCAAAAGCTTCGGCTATCGTCCTCATGGTTACTCTTCCTCCTTAAAAAGTTTTCCCTTCAATGCCTCCATATCCTTGTCTCCCCTTCCCGAAAGACACAAGACGACCAACGAACCTGGCTTGATGTTCCTATGCTCGCGCATCAGGTAAGCAAGGGCATGAGCGCTTTCAAGTGCCGGGATTATGCCTTCAGTCTCGCATAGGAGCTTGAAGGCCTCTATGGCTTCGTCGTCTGAGGCGTAGGTGTAATACACTCTACCAGTCTCGTGATAGAAGCTGTGCTCAGGCCCAACGCCTGGGTAGTCAAGCCCCGCCGATATGGATACGGCAGGCACTATCTGGCCGTATTCGTCCTGGAGGATGTAGGATTTGGATCCATGCAACACGCCTATGCTTCCTCCCGTAAGTGCTGCGGCGTGCTTGCCCGTCTCTATGCCGTATCCTGCTGCCTCTACGCCCACCATCTTCACCTCTTTGTCGTCAACGAAGGGATAAAACATGCCCATGGAGTTGCTCCCTCCGCCCACGCAGGCCACCAACATGTCGGGAAGACGGCCTTCCTTCTCAAGGATTTGTTCCTTCGTCTCATCGCCTATGATGCGCTGGAAATCGCGCACCATCATTGGGTACGGATGGGGGCCAACGACCGAGCCTATCACGTAATGGGTGGTCGATACGTTGGTCACCCAGTCCCTTATGGCCTCATTGGTGGCATCCTTAAGCGTCATGCTGCCTGAGGCGACGGGTATTACCTCTGCCCCCAGCGTCCTCATCTTATATACGTTTAAGGCCTGCCTGTGTATGTCCTCGACTCCCATGTAGATGTGGCATTCCAATCCAAACTTGGCCGCAGCAGTGGCGGTGGCTAAACCGTGCTGGCCCGCCCCAGTCTCGGCTATGATCCTCTTTTTGCCCATGCGCATGGCAAGGAGTATCTGGCCGATCACATTATTGATCTTATGTGCGCCAGTATGATTTAAGTCCTCACGCTTCAGGTAAAGCTTTATGCCCCCAAGGCAGGTGGAAAGGCGATCGGCATAGTAAAGCGGCGTCGGTCTTCCTGAGTATTCCTTCAATAAATAGTTATACTGTGATATAAAGGACGGGTCGTCTTTCGCCTCCAGGTAAGCCTTTTCCAGTTCTTCCAGTGCCGGCATTAAAGTTTCGGGCACGAATCTCCCGCCGAATTTGCCAAAATATCCCTTAACTTTCAATTTATATCCCTCCCGTTTCTGTTTTAAAATTCGTTGAGTTTTCTAACTTTTTTCATTAAGTCCACTATCTTTGATTCATCTTTTACTCCTGGCGATACCTCAAGCGAGCTGTTTACATCTATTGCGCTTGGACTTAAAAGCTTTACCGCCTGCTCGACGTTTTCCGGGCCGATCCCGCCGGCCAAGATGAAGGGCTTTTTGAAGTTAAAATTCCTTATCAACTGCCAGTTGAAGGTAGTACCTGTGCCCCCTCTTAGCTTTCCCCGTTTAGCGTCAAGCATTATGAAATTTGCAACTTCTTCGTAGCGACTAATGAGCTTCAGGTCTTCCTCTCCCTCTATGGCAATTGCCTTTATGGACCTTAAAGGACAGTTCGATATGAAGCCTGGTTCTTCTTTGCCATGAAATTGGATCAAGTCAAACGCTTTGCTACTTATTATTTCATCCATTAGTTCGAAGGAAGGGTCACTTACCACTGCCACGACGACAACCAAGGGAGGAACGGAACTTGCAAGCTTTTTTGCCCTGTCAACGTCAACCCTCCTGGGGCTGGGAGCCAAAACGAAGCCCACGGCATCAGCTCCTGCCATTACTGCCGCTGTTACATCCCTTTCTCTGGTCAGTCCGCATATTTTCACCCTTAACCTCATCTAGTATCACCTAATAATTCCTTTAGCAGACTTGTCGGATTAGATGAACGCATGAGCGTCTCGCCGATGAGAATTCCATCGAAGCCCAACTCCTGCAGCCTTTTTACGTCCTCTTTGGTCCTTACCCCGCTTTCGGCGACCAGCTTCCTTTCGCTTCCCGGTTCTAGCAAGTGAAAGGCCTTTATCAGGGATTCACACCTTCCCATATCGACGGTCATGGTCTTTAAATCTCTGTTGTTGAAACCTATGGCCTTTGCATCGCTTTTCAGTGCCTCTGTAAGCTCATCTTCGTCATGCACTTCTACTAAGGTTTCCATGCCCAGGTCTTGAGCAAGCTTAACTAAGTCGCATAACTTATTGCCCTTCAAGATGGAAACTATAAAAAGCACGGCGTCGGCTCCGGCAAAGAGGCTTTCGTATATCTGAAGCTCATCAAACATGAAGTCCTTTCGCAGTATCGGAAGGTTGGAGCTTTCCTTTGCCAATTGAAGCATCTTCAGGTCCCCTTTAAAGAAATGCCTCTCCGTCACAACCGATATGGCCCTGGCTCCGCCTGCTTCGTACTGCCTTGCCCTATTTGCCGCATCTACGTCTTCGGCTATTGCACCGGCACTTGGGGAAGCCCTTTTTATCTCTGCGATTATCGAGATGTCGTCACAAGACAAAGCGTCGTAGAGGGACCTTTTTGGGGCCTTGATGTTCATTAGCTCCTCGTATTTTTTGCTTACTATTTGATCCAGTATCATGCCGCTTCACCTATACCATTTGTGAACTTAACAATTCTATAAAGGGCGTCAGCGGCAAGGCCTTCTTCGATGACGCGAAGGGCAAGTTTGACCCCTTCGGCCAAGTCTTTCGCCGCTCCAACGACCAGGAATGCAGCTCCTGCATTTAAGGCCACTACGTCCCTTTTTGGCCCTTTTTCTTTTCCGTTTACTATCTCCAGGGCGATCTTCGCGTTTTCCTGCGGCGAGCCTGCAAGCAGGCTGGATATTGGGGCTTGCCTTAAGCCGACGTCTTCGGGCGATATGTAGAACTCCTGCATTTCTCCTTCCTTGAAGAATACGACGTGATTAGGCCCACTCAAGGAAAGCTCGTCCAATCCTCCGTGACCATGCAGTACCATGGCGCTCTTCAGGCCGAGGTTCATCAGCACCTCTGCAAGAGGCCTTATCAGGGAGTCGTCATATACGCCCATTATTTGGTAATTGACGAAGGCGGGGTTGCTTAAAGGCCCAAGCAGGTTAAAAAGCGTCCTTACGCCCAGCTCCTTTCTGGTCCTTGCCACGTTTTTCATGGCCTTATGAAAGTGCGGCGCAAAGAGAAAACCGAAATTGACATGTGATAGAGATGCATTTGCCTCCTCGGGAGACGACAAGATCCTTACTCCCAAGGCCTCCATTAGATCGGCGCTGCCGCTTTTGCTCGATATGGAGCGATTGCCGTGTTTTGCCACCGGTATTCCTGCGCCTGCGACAACCAGGGAGGCTATAGTGGATATATTAAACGTCCCCACCCCGTCTCCGCCCGTACCGCAAGTATCTATGGCCGTCGAAGGTGCCTTGACCTTGATTGCCTTTTGTCGCATGACGTTTGCTGCGGCAGTGATTTCCTCGACGGTCTCTTTCTTGCTTTTGAGCGCCACCAAAAAGCCTGCCGCCTCTATCTCCGTGGCGGTCCCCTCTAAGATCTCCATCATGGCCTCGTGCATTTCCTCGTAAGATAAATCTTGTCTTGCCGCAAGTTTTTCTATATAGCCCCTAAGCATTGTTATCCCTCCTGTTTTTTGCGACTTTTAAGGCTTGTATCAAGGCTCTAGCCTTGTTTTGAGTTTCCATAAATTCCCTTTCCGGATTGGAGCCGGCGACTATCCCTGCTCCGGCCTGAATTGTCAAACCTTCGTCGTTTTGCATGAAGGTCCTGATCAGGATGCTCATCTCCAAATTGCCGTTAAATCCGATGTAGCCTATAGCTCCACCGTAAGGGCCTCTTGGAATAAACTCCATTTCGTCGATGATCTTCATGGCCGCATCCTTAGGGGTTCCCGTTACTGTGCCGGCGGGGAAGGACGCCTTTAACGCCTGCGTTGCCGTAACGTTTGGCATGAGCCTTCCCTCGACTTGAGATACCAGGTGCATGACATTGCTGTACCTTTCCACTTCGAAATATTTAGATACTTTGATGCTTTCAGGCGAGCACATATTTTCGAACTCCTTCATGGAAAGCTCAAGTAAAAGCAAATGTTCTTGGCGTTCCTTGTCGTCGAAGAGCATCTCCATCTCAAAAAAATCGTCCTCGCCCTGGTCCTTTCCGCGACGCCTCGTGCCGGCAATGGGCCTGGTAAGAGCTTGGCCATCCCTTACCCCTAGAAGAAGCTCGGGAGATGAGCCTACTAGACATTTTCCGTCGAATTCCATGATGAACATGTATGGAGAGGGGTTGACTTGCCTTAAGGCCTCATATAACGTCATGGGGTTTACGTACTCCTTCGTCCTAATCTGCCTGGACAGGACTACCTGCGTTGCCTCGCCATCTCCAATGCGCTTAAGCGCTTTTGCAACCATGGATGTGAAATCGTCCTTGGGTGGGAAAGACTCGATCTCCACAGGGCTCTTGCCGTCAAGCTGGCCGGTAAGAAGAGCATTTGCGGATTTATCGCCTGCCTGCAGCGGTTCAACGGGAGCGTCATCGAATAAGCCGGTTTGGTTGCAGTGGATTATCCTTCCGGTGGATCTCTCTAAAACGCAATAAACGGAAGGCTCGAACAAAAAAGCGCCAGGATAGGCAGATAGGTGGGCATTAGATGCGATGTCGTAACCTATGTAGCCTAAAAGACCACCGTTAAAGGGCAAAAGCTCGTCATCCGCAACTTTGTGTTCCTGCATGTAATTGTCGACTGCTTCAAAGAAATCCTCCTTAGGCAGTTTTCTTGTATGGCCATCTTGATCCGTTACGATGGTCACATCGCCTTCTACCTGAAATATCTTTTTAGGTTTGGCCCCCAAAAGCGCGAAATCGCCTAACTCCATGAGAAAAGAAGGTCCGTTGCCTCTCAATGTCCTGTAAAGGCTTACAGCTCTTGTTGATCCTAAACTGCATGAGCAGGTCGTTTCGATCTTTTCTTTCTTTGCATTTTGCGTCTGCATCAATCGTCACTCCTTATTTGCCAAATTTTTGTCTAAAAATAAAACCGGAGGGTCCTTTAGACGAGCCCTCCGGTTATCGAACTTTGGGTATAAACAGAGGGCCAAGAAGACCGATCCTTTAGGGATCTGCCTCCCTGGCCCTCTTAAAATCTATTTAGGCCGCGGGTGGCAGACTCAGTGAGCCTGCCACCACCAATTATTGTTCTTTTTATTAAAACTATCGATCATGGACATATTTGCTATTGCCCCTTTCGTCAGGTTGGGTAAAATTTATCATGGTCCCGTTATATTTGTCAAGGCCAAATTTGTTTTCAAGCGTAATTCATGACGAATTATGCAGTGTTATTTTTTTATTTTGCGTTGGAGGTGTAGTGTTGCGCAAAAGAAAAGAGATATTGTTGGTGTTGTGTACCATAGCCATGATCATGATGATAGGCATCGGCATTGTAAGCCCCATATTGCCTCACTATGCCAGATCGTTTGGCGTCAATATAACCATGGTCGGCCTATTGATAACGGTTTTCGGTCTGGCAAGAATAGCGATTGACGTACCTGCCGGTTCCCTGGTTGAGATCTTTGGCAGACGATCCATGTTGGTGCTGGGGCCTGCCTTATTGGGGGTCGCATCCTTCTGCTGTAGCATGGCAAGAAGCTACTTACAGCTTTTATGTTTTAGGTTCCTGCAGGGATTGGGATCGGGTTTATATACGACTGCCGCGATGGTCATGCTCGCCGATATTAGCAATGTAAGGACACGGGGACCCATGATGAGCTTTTATCAGGGAGCAATCCTTATCGGGGCGGGATTAGGTCCAACGGTAGGCGGTTATATAGCCGATGCATGGGGAATTAGGGCCCCGTTTATCGTATATTCATTTATGGCTGCTTTGGCGACCATTTGGGCTTACGTGAAGCTGCCTGAGACGAAGTCGCCCAAGGCAGCAAAGGCAATATCTAATGATGATATTGAGATTAACGATAAAGAAGACGATGTAAAACAACAAGCGACCATCCTTAAAGGCATAATAAAGCTCTTTAAGAAAAGGGAATTTCTGCTTGGCTCACTTGTGACCTTTAGCATATTTTTTACTCGCACCGGGACGCAAAATCAGCTCATCCCCTTGCTTGGTGCCGACAGGATTGGCCTTTCGGCTTCCCTAATAGGGACAGTCCTCACGATCGTCACAATTTTTCAGTTTATAGCCTTGTTTATCGTGGGCAAACTTTCTGTCAGGTTGCCAAGGAAGACCTTGATAACGCCTGGATGCATCCTTTTGGGCATTGGGCTGGTCTTGGTCGCCTTTAGTAAGAATTACAGCTATTTGCTGATTAGCGCCATGGTTATGGGGGTAGGGATAGGGATGGCAGGTCCTGTCATATCTGCTTACGTCGCCGATACTTTGTCTCGCGACGAATACGGCATCGGGATGGGATTATATAGGGCAATCAGTGACATTGGGTTTGTGGTAGGCCCTGTCACTTTGGGTTGGTTAGCCGATATCGGGGGATTTATAAGGCCAATCCTCATAAATGCAGCATTCGTGATATCTATTGCTTGCATCTTTCACATCTTTGCACGGGAGACGGCTAAGTGAGCAAGTTCACGGGGGAGGTATTATCTTGATAAAGAGGGTAGCATGGGTTGTCACGGGCGCGGGGCACTTTTTAAGGGAGTGCATTGACGTTATAGCCGAATATAAAAGCGACATAAACCTTTTTGTCTCTAGAGCAGGTCTGGAAGTAATCAAGGTGTATGGATTATACGATCACCTGCTCAGAGAAAGTATTGATATAGTAAATGATCAGAGCGCATCCTCTGCAAGCTGTGGTGCCTTTGCTGCGGGTAGATACAGCGTGTTAGTCATAGCGCCTGCTACTTCAAACACGGTGGCAAAGTGTGCATTGGGCATAGCCGATTCCCTACCCACTAACCTGTTTGCTCAAGCGGGTAAATCTAAGGTGCCCATAGTCGTATTGCCAAGTGACGTATCCTGCGAGATAGAGTCCGTGACCCCTTCGGGCAAAAGGATAATGGTATATCCGAGGCCGATAGACATGCGAAACGTAAGTATGCTTAAGGAATTTCCGGGGGTTACGGTGGTAGATGACGTTGAGAAACTGAGATCTAGCTTGGAAATTTATATTTTATAATTCCTTTGATTTAAAACGATTTACTTGCCGACGCAGAACTGACTGAATATGGCATGAATCAGGTCTTCGTCGAAGCTTCTTCCAAGAAGCCTGTCCAGATAATATTTGGCCTCAAGCAAATTTGAAGCT is a window from the Acetomicrobium flavidum genome containing:
- the trpB gene encoding tryptophan synthase subunit beta, which codes for MKVKGYFGKFGGRFVPETLMPALEELEKAYLEAKDDPSFISQYNYLLKEYSGRPTPLYYADRLSTCLGGIKLYLKREDLNHTGAHKINNVIGQILLAMRMGKKRIIAETGAGQHGLATATAAAKFGLECHIYMGVEDIHRQALNVYKMRTLGAEVIPVASGSMTLKDATNEAIRDWVTNVSTTHYVIGSVVGPHPYPMMVRDFQRIIGDETKEQILEKEGRLPDMLVACVGGGSNSMGMFYPFVDDKEVKMVGVEAAGYGIETGKHAAALTGGSIGVLHGSKSYILQDEYGQIVPAVSISAGLDYPGVGPEHSFYHETGRVYYTYASDDEAIEAFKLLCETEGIIPALESAHALAYLMREHRNIKPGSLVVLCLSGRGDKDMEALKGKLFKEEE
- a CDS encoding phosphoribosylanthranilate isomerase; this encodes MRLRVKICGLTRERDVTAAVMAGADAVGFVLAPSPRRVDVDRAKKLASSVPPLVVVVAVVSDPSFELMDEIISSKAFDLIQFHGKEEPGFISNCPLRSIKAIAIEGEEDLKLISRYEEVANFIMLDAKRGKLRGGTGTTFNWQLIRNFNFKKPFILAGGIGPENVEQAVKLLSPSAIDVNSSLEVSPGVKDESKIVDLMKKVRKLNEF
- the trpC gene encoding indole-3-glycerol phosphate synthase TrpC; this encodes MILDQIVSKKYEELMNIKAPKRSLYDALSCDDISIIAEIKRASPSAGAIAEDVDAANRARQYEAGGARAISVVTERHFFKGDLKMLQLAKESSNLPILRKDFMFDELQIYESLFAGADAVLFIVSILKGNKLCDLVKLAQDLGMETLVEVHDEDELTEALKSDAKAIGFNNRDLKTMTVDMGRCESLIKAFHLLEPGSERKLVAESGVRTKEDVKRLQELGFDGILIGETLMRSSNPTSLLKELLGDTR
- the trpD gene encoding anthranilate phosphoribosyltransferase, coding for MLRGYIEKLAARQDLSYEEMHEAMMEILEGTATEIEAAGFLVALKSKKETVEEITAAANVMRQKAIKVKAPSTAIDTCGTGGDGVGTFNISTIASLVVAGAGIPVAKHGNRSISSKSGSADLMEALGVRILSSPEEANASLSHVNFGFLFAPHFHKAMKNVARTRKELGVRTLFNLLGPLSNPAFVNYQIMGVYDDSLIRPLAEVLMNLGLKSAMVLHGHGGLDELSLSGPNHVVFFKEGEMQEFYISPEDVGLRQAPISSLLAGSPQENAKIALEIVNGKEKGPKRDVVALNAGAAFLVVGAAKDLAEGVKLALRVIEEGLAADALYRIVKFTNGIGEAA
- a CDS encoding anthranilate synthase component I family protein, translating into MQTQNAKKEKIETTCSCSLGSTRAVSLYRTLRGNGPSFLMELGDFALLGAKPKKIFQVEGDVTIVTDQDGHTRKLPKEDFFEAVDNYMQEHKVADDELLPFNGGLLGYIGYDIASNAHLSAYPGAFLFEPSVYCVLERSTGRIIHCNQTGLFDDAPVEPLQAGDKSANALLTGQLDGKSPVEIESFPPKDDFTSMVAKALKRIGDGEATQVVLSRQIRTKEYVNPMTLYEALRQVNPSPYMFIMEFDGKCLVGSSPELLLGVRDGQALTRPIAGTRRRGKDQGEDDFFEMEMLFDDKERQEHLLLLELSMKEFENMCSPESIKVSKYFEVERYSNVMHLVSQVEGRLMPNVTATQALKASFPAGTVTGTPKDAAMKIIDEMEFIPRGPYGGAIGYIGFNGNLEMSILIRTFMQNDEGLTIQAGAGIVAGSNPEREFMETQNKARALIQALKVAKNRRDNNA
- a CDS encoding MFS transporter; this translates as MLRKRKEILLVLCTIAMIMMIGIGIVSPILPHYARSFGVNITMVGLLITVFGLARIAIDVPAGSLVEIFGRRSMLVLGPALLGVASFCCSMARSYLQLLCFRFLQGLGSGLYTTAAMVMLADISNVRTRGPMMSFYQGAILIGAGLGPTVGGYIADAWGIRAPFIVYSFMAALATIWAYVKLPETKSPKAAKAISNDDIEINDKEDDVKQQATILKGIIKLFKKREFLLGSLVTFSIFFTRTGTQNQLIPLLGADRIGLSASLIGTVLTIVTIFQFIALFIVGKLSVRLPRKTLITPGCILLGIGLVLVAFSKNYSYLLISAMVMGVGIGMAGPVISAYVADTLSRDEYGIGMGLYRAISDIGFVVGPVTLGWLADIGGFIRPILINAAFVISIACIFHIFARETAK